Proteins encoded in a region of the Micromonas commoda chromosome 10, complete sequence genome:
- the PGP gene encoding phosphoglycolate phosphatase (Phosphoglycolate phosphatase, chloroplast precursor. If the model is extended upstream in 5' direction, a chloroplast targeting peptide is detected. PGP cleaves the phosphate group from P-glycolate during photorespiration.): MAVKAEVNQLKDGDKKGLVDSVETFIFDCDGVIWKGDSLIEGVPETIAMLREMGKRLIFVTNNSTKSRAGYLKKFLGLGLEITAEEVFSSSFAAAAYLESVNFPKDKKVYVVGEVGILEELDGVGIQYLGGEADGDKKVTLSPGQLMEHDPDVAAVVVGFDRNVNYYKIQYATLCIRENPGCQFIATNTDAVTHLTDAQEWAGNGSMVGAIKGSTKREPTVVGKPAPFMLDYIANKFDIRKDQICMVGDRLDTDILFGKDGGLRTLLVLSGVTDEATLKSPENEIHPDYYTSKLADLLTIKASVNA, translated from the coding sequence aTGGCGGTCAAGGCCGAGGTGAACCAGCTCAAGGACGGCGACAAGAAGGGCCTGGTTGATTCCGTCGAGACGTTCATCTTCGACTGCGACGGCGTCATCTGGAAGGGCGACTCCCTCATCGAGGGCGTCCCCGAGACCATCGCCATGCTCCGCGAGATGGGCAAGAGGCTCATCTTCGTCACCAACAACTCCACCAAGTCCCGCGCGGGCTACCTCAAGAAGTTCCTCGGCCTGGGGCTCGAgatcaccgccgaggaggtcttttcctcctccttcgccgccgccgcgtacctcGAGTCCGTCAACTTCCCCAAGGACAAGAAGGTgtacgtcgtcggcgaggtcggcaTCCTGGAGGAACTCGACGGCGTGGGCATCCagtacctcggcggcgaggcggatGGCGACAAGAAGGTGACCCTCTCCCCCGGTCAGCTCATGGAGCACGAcccggacgtcgccgcagtcgtcgtcggcttcgaTCGCAACGTCAACTACTACAAGATCCAGTACGCCACGCTGTGCATCCGCGAGAACCCGGGGTGCCAATTCATAGCGACCAACACCGACGCGGTGACCCACCTGACTGACGCGCAGGAGTGGGCCGGTAACGGGAGCATGGTGGGCGCGATCAAGGGCTCCACCAAGCGGGAGCCGACGGTGGTGGGCAAGCCCGCGCCGTTCATGCTCGACTACATCGCGAACAAGTTTGACATTCGCAAGGATCAGATCTGCATGGTTGGCGACCGTCTCGACACCGACATCCTCTTCGGGAAGGACGGCGGGCTGAGGACGCTGCTGGTGCTCTCCGGGGtgacggacgaggcgacgctcaAGTCCCCGGAGAACGAGATCCACCCGGACTACTACACGTccaagctcgcggacctCCTCACGATCAAGGCTTCCGTCAACGCGTAG
- a CDS encoding predicted protein, protein MASSERDSTVIVPDNLEEVRARLEARRKKQLERAIAARADYEKRMEEEKAAAAKRAEEAKNPQKNKADGKKEYPKPKPQGEMSPTQQQKQNGQGKKGGSAPGVSAKIIAKNPAAAAPKASAIDANAKFLAAAAARAASVDDGATLEPTIGAGNARKPKANTPADPKSFEEIMAEKQAKPAEAADPNLKTKTMTVKSGDEELEIKYSVHVPEEAKKRLEERKRAREEAKGSPAPEDKAPAAESAKEPEPPAEEEKPKKKAKAAEAKEDAPDFSGMKVADLKKELVKRELPVNGLKAELIARLNEYEASRA, encoded by the coding sequence ATGGCCAGCTCCGAACGGGATTCTACCGTGATCGTCCCCGATAACCTCGAGGAGGTGCGGGCGAGGCTCGAGGCTAGGAGGAAGaagcagctcgagcgcgcaATCGCAGCTCGTGCCGATTACGAGAAACGaatggaggaggagaaggcggcaGCGGCCAagcgggcggaggaggctaaAAACCCTCAGAAGAACAAGGCCGACGGGAAGAAGGAGTATCCCAAGCCCAAGCCACAGGGCGAGATGAGCCCGACGCAGCAACAGAAGCAGAACGGCCAGGGGAAGAAgggcgggtccgcgccgggcgtcaGCGCCAAAATTATCGCCAAGAAtcccgcggctgccgcgccGAAGGCTTCGGCGATAGACGCCAACGCCaagttcctcgccgccgcagcagctcgcgccgcctcggtggATGACGGCGCCACACTCGAGCCCACCATCGGGGCCGGCAACGCGCGGAAACCCAAGGCCAACACGCCCGCGGATCCCAAGTCGTTCGAGGAGATCATGGCTGAGAAGCAGGCCaagccggcggaggcggctgaCCCGAACCTGAAGACGAAGACCATGACGGTGAAGAGCGgagacgaggagctcgagatcAAGTACTCGGTGCACGttccggaggaggcgaagaaaCGGCTGGAGGAGCGCaagcgggcgcgggaggaggcgaagggatcgcccgcgcccgaggacaAGGCACCCGCGGCTGAGTCAGCGAaggagcccgagccgcccgccgaggaggagaaaccgaagaagaaggcgaaggcggcggaggctaaGGAAGACGCGCCGGACTTCTCGGGCATGAAGGTGGCCGACCTCAAGAAGGAGCTCGTCAAGAGGGAGCTGCCGGTCAACGGCCTGAAGGCTGAGCTGATTGCCCGGCTCAACGAATACGAGGCGAGTCGAGCGTGA
- the CYCD1 gene encoding predicted protein (Putative cyclin D1 involved in the control of the cell division cycle): MIVTNVDNFYVTDDRIINSPSRERGVSEEDEFAMRVHGCELVQEAAVLLKASQQVACTGQVLLHRFYAKRSMVKFDVRRVAATSVFLACKLEECPRKLRDVVNVFHRMSRRREKKPLTHLEYFSKRYEDIKADLVRVERHMLREFGFCIHAEHPHKFVLNYLRMMGQDSAMMNAAWKIANDSLRTTLCIRFKAYKVAVACIYLAARKLRVVLPEDPPWWDLFDVTKEQIEMMCESVLAVYELGKTEYVALGPEPPPGATSPTKPR, encoded by the exons ATGATCGTCACGAACGTGGACAATTTTTATGTCACGGACGACAGGATCATAAACTCGCCGAGCCGAGAGCGGGGCGTGAGCGAAGAGGACGAGTTCGCCATGCGCGTCCACGGAtgcgagctcgtccaggaggcggcggtgctcctCAAGGCGTCGCAGCAGGTGGCGTGCACCGGCCaggtcctcctccaccgcttCTACGCCAAGCGATCCATGGTCAAGTTCGACGTGAGGCGggtcgccgccacctcggTGTTCCTCGCGTGCAAGCTCGAGGAGTGCCCGCGGaagctccgcgacgtcgtcaacgTGTTTCACAGGATGTCCCGGCGAAGGGAGAAGAAACCGCTGACGCATCTCGAGTACTTCAGCAAGCGGTACGAAGACATCAAGGCGGATCTGGTCAGGGTCGAGCGGCACATGCTCCGCGAGTTTGGGTTCTGCATCCACGCCGAGCACCCGCACAAGTTCGTGCTCAACTACCTGCGGATGATGGGGCAAGACTCGGCGATGATGAACGCGGCGTGGAAGATCGCAAACGATTCGCTGCGAACCACGCTGTGCATACGGTTCAAGGCGTACAAGGTGGCGGTCGCGTGCATCTACCTCGCCGCCAGGAAGCTGCGCGTGGTGTTACCCGAGGATCCGCCGTGGTGGGACCTGTTCGACGTCACCAAGGAACAGATCGAGATGATGTGCGAGAGCGTGCTGGCCGTGTACGAGCTGGGCAAGACGGAGTACGTCGCGCTGGGTCCGGAGCCGCCTCCGGGCGCCACGTCACCGACGAAACCCA ggtaa
- a CDS encoding predicted protein, whose product MEARASGLRGRLAILARRAIHPAMPRSHADAPAASLVHVDVTGSHGASTRHRAEVWATERASSRGFVATTVSMSKGDADAPRQFDPDDILAPLREKVERDMAGLTEQTPQQAALERERARREEMAEAFEDEDGKNRVTGEWNGPRGPEPTRFGDWERAGRCSDF is encoded by the coding sequence ATGGAGGCTCGAGCGAGCGGTCTCCGCGGGCGtctcgcgatcctcgcccgccgcgcgattcACCCGGCGATGCCCCGTTctcacgccgacgcgcccgccgcgtcgctcgtgcaCGTCGACGTCACGGGATCCCAcggagcgtcgacgcgtcaccgggcggAGGTGTgggcgacggagcgcgcgtCATCGCGAGGGTTCGTCGCTACGACCGTCTCGATGTcgaagggcgacgccgacgcgccgcgtcaGTTCGATCCGGACGACATCCTCGCGCCTCTGCGCGAGAAGGTGGAGCGGGACATGGCGGGCCTCACCGAGCAAACTCCGCAGCAGGCTGCGCTTgagcgggagcgggcgcggagggaggAGATGGCAGAGGcgttcgaggacgaggatggGAAAAACAGGGTGACGGGGGAGTGGAACGGGCCGAGGGGACCTGAACCGACGCGGTTCGGGGATTGGGAGAGGGCCGGGCGATGCTCCGACTTCTAG
- a CDS encoding predicted protein has translation MAASVRGTPLAALTRASTHPRARHSAGHRGASSARISRAAPPGADAAATQKAAHVAEITARRDEMVAGCVSCTMPDEGDRGDFLADVALGGRSVEAKGEGSSLRVLVVGAETGKLAKSLMDRGASHVLVIDHSQAMLDRAAELFDPPSTVGNVPCVRFLRTDVSDVKPYEGPFDAVVFNDSLASEHDPADALRRASLLLQPGSTLVISQRLDDVDHTPALPSMDVAAMIADLPLEAAGSAAEGKAMEREGWLAAGASSASAARTEDCCGGSCWTFEVPPLYAMRDAVEMRAKVVSGFGRGSKQMGTPTANMDPTVLAPQLERMRRGVYFGFARLPDDPDNDSWSKCVINVGQRPTFADGDGVTIEVHVMRLMGRDFYGETMECVALGYLRPEMRFKGLRELVGRIMTDIGLARNALDAESMRGAVDGKNSWSAD, from the exons atggcggcgtccgtccgcggcaccccgctcgccgcgctcacccgcgcgtccacccacccgcgcgcgcgtcactCCGCCGGCCATCGGGGCGCCTCGTCAGCTcggatctcgcgcgcggcgcccccgggggcggacgccgccgcaacgcagaaggcggcgcacgtcgcggagatcaccgcgcggagggacGAGATGGTCGCCGGGTGCGTCTCCTGCACCATgccggacgagggcgaccgcggcgacttcctcgcggacgtcgcgctcggcggcagATCGGTCGAGGCCAAAGGGGAGGGATCGTCCCTCcgagtcctcgtcgtcggcgccgagacgGGGAAGCTGGCCAAGTCACTCATGgaccgcggcgcctcgcACGTGCTCGTCATCGACCACTCGCAG gCGATGCTCGACCGAGCCGCGGAGCTCTTCGACCCGCCGAGTACCGTCGGCAACGTCCCGTGCGTCAGGTTCCTCCGTACCGACGTGAGCGACGTTAAACCCTACGAGGGTcccttcgacgccgtcgtcttTAACGATTCGCTCGCTTCGGAACACGACCCGGCGGATGCgcttcgtcgcgcgtcgcttcTGCTCCAACCGGGATCCACGCTCGTGATCTCCCagcggctcgacgacgtcgatcaCACCCCGGCGTTGCCCTCcatggacgtcgcggcgatgatcgcgGATCTGCccctggaggcggcgggttccgcggcggagggtaAGGCGATGGAACGCGAGGGCTGGTTAGcagcgggggcgtcgtcggcgtcggcggctcgaaCGGAGGATTGCTGCGGCGGGTCGTGCTGGACCTTCGAGGTTCCGCCGTTGTACGcgatgcgcgacgcggtcgagatGCGCGCCAAAGTCGTGAGCGGGTTCGGTCGCGGGTCGAAGCAGATGGGGACGCCCACCGCGAACATGGACCCGACGGTTTTGGCGCCGCAGCTCGAGCGGATGCGCCGGGGCGTCTACTTCGGCTTCGCCAGGCTGCCGGACGATCCAGACAACGACTCGTGGTCCAAGTGCGTGATCAACGTGGGTCAGCGGccgacgttcgcggacgGTGACGGGGTGACGATCGAGGTGCACGTCATGCGGCTTATGGGTCGGGACTTTTACGGCGAGACGATGGAGTGCGTCGCTCTCGGGTACCTGCGCCCGGAGATGAGGTTTAAGGGGTTGCGGGAGCTGGTGGGTCGGATCATGACCGACATAGGGctggcgaggaacgcgctggacgcggagtccatgcgcggcgcggtggacgggaAGAACTCGTGGTCGGCGGATTGA
- a CDS encoding predicted protein, translated as MLIMKADQAYPGKFDWTYNVRDVLERTVPPGTSWKDVNQAEKPIEGGDQAIWRKGAFEVLRLDTNELLYSKYNTGEHLVDGKGGPEGKLGSFIDVVLGSQ; from the coding sequence ATGCTGATCATGAAAGCTGACCAGGCTTACCCGGGCAAGTTCGATTGGACCTAcaacgtccgcgacgtcctcgagcgcaCCGTGCCCCCGGGCACCAGCTGGAAGGACGTCAACCAGGCCGAGAAGCCcatcgagggcggcgaccaGGCCATCTGGCGCAAGGGCGCCTTCGAGGTCCTCAGGCTCGACACCAACGAGCTCCTCTACTCCAAGTACAACACCGGAgagcacctcgtcgacggcaagGGCGGACCCGAGGGCAAGCTCGGATCAttcatcgacgtcgtcctcggatCCCAGTAA